A genomic window from Thermococcus sp. EP1 includes:
- a CDS encoding ATP-binding protein, with translation MGVYIFTPEDLLRYGTISKHQLEIIRESISKREDILVVGTSRSGKTKLIEAMIHLIPDDWKIAVITAYGEFKPFKENIHVIDTEFNEKSTKQRTKDVIKKIKEFNPDYVIIDTLHTIDIPYLLDKIIDDYPFIISSLVLSRDLLDEIKHWLRIDDNTLARFELLIELYRDIKSGLRRVNTIYRIVQKEGRIELEKAA, from the coding sequence ATGGGAGTCTACATCTTTACTCCTGAAGACCTTTTAAGGTATGGAACAATAAGCAAGCATCAGCTTGAAATTATTAGGGAGTCGATTTCAAAAAGGGAGGATATTCTTGTTGTTGGAACAAGTAGATCTGGTAAAACAAAGCTCATCGAGGCAATGATACACCTTATCCCTGATGATTGGAAGATAGCTGTTATCACAGCCTATGGCGAATTTAAGCCCTTTAAAGAAAATATTCACGTAATTGACACAGAATTTAATGAAAAAAGCACCAAACAAAGAACCAAAGATGTAATCAAGAAAATTAAGGAGTTTAACCCTGATTATGTCATTATAGACACCCTTCACACGATAGATATTCCTTATCTTCTGGACAAGATTATTGATGATTATCCGTTCATAATTTCGTCCCTCGTTCTTTCTAGGGATCTTCTAGATGAAATAAAACACTGGCTTAGAATTGATGATAACACTCTTGCCAGGTTTGAGCTACTCATTGAACTTTATAGGGACATAAAAAGTGGTCTCAGAAGGGTGAACACAATCTACAGGATTGTCCAAAAAGAGGGAAGAATAGAATTGGAAAAGGCAGCCTAA